From one Alicyclobacillus acidocaldarius subsp. acidocaldarius Tc-4-1 genomic stretch:
- a CDS encoding cache domain-containing protein, with the protein MNAIRRLGRSLTAWIFLVTWVLMMSCLVILGSFVMRKLRAISDEVGRRSLVSFVVQTADYLNEQFLSVERNALHTLVSDPVIQREIDFQSPPKGYTPFTMYTYVNRLLTQVQRNHDELIDTVMLLLDNGMEFVDAGHELAPYRPIDQPYQWFVQHTFYNTTPVWIGEQPPAEWLFDDHRPRFFVSQWLQTTPSDAIVVIGVKPEYVRTVMESVSTGRDADLAVLDEHGRWLFFASKKCRETTRICA; encoded by the coding sequence GTGAACGCCATTCGCCGCCTGGGTCGGTCCCTGACTGCATGGATATTTCTTGTGACCTGGGTGCTCATGATGTCGTGTTTGGTCATCCTGGGCAGTTTCGTCATGCGCAAACTCCGCGCGATTTCGGACGAAGTGGGGCGCCGATCGCTGGTTTCGTTTGTCGTGCAGACCGCTGACTATCTGAATGAACAGTTCTTATCAGTGGAGAGGAATGCGCTCCACACGCTGGTCTCGGACCCTGTGATTCAGCGCGAGATCGACTTTCAGTCACCTCCGAAAGGTTACACACCCTTCACGATGTACACATATGTCAATCGGCTCCTGACGCAAGTTCAACGTAATCACGATGAACTCATCGATACAGTGATGTTACTTCTGGACAACGGCATGGAATTTGTAGACGCTGGCCACGAACTCGCACCCTATCGCCCGATCGATCAACCCTACCAATGGTTCGTCCAACATACCTTTTACAACACCACGCCCGTCTGGATTGGTGAACAACCTCCCGCAGAGTGGTTGTTTGACGATCACCGACCGCGCTTCTTCGTGTCGCAGTGGCTTCAGACGACACCTTCCGATGCAATTGTGGTCATCGGCGTCAAGCCAGAGTATGTTCGCACCGTGATGGAAAGTGTGAGCACAGGGCGTGACGCCGATCTCGCCGTGCTTGATGAACATGGTCGCTGGCTGTTTTTCGCAAGTAAAAAGTGCAGAGAAACGACACGGATTTGTGCATAG
- a CDS encoding response regulator transcription factor, whose protein sequence is MRILIADDEPIVRRGLRAVCESSGFATAVFEAADGHRALEILTEESVDLAFLDVCMPFLGGLDALERVPPERRPTVNVIVSGYGEFEYAQRAIRLGVMEYLLKPAGAAEIRDVLSRSFDRIAKVEAGVNLSPADGQDVIAQAIRYIESRISERLRLQDVAAAIHVSPTYLAALFKKKMQLTFLEYVHMRKIEAAAALLRKGVRLVDAAHSVGFEDVRHFCDIFERHTGLHPKAYLQGALAARDMPNGLVGRVEEGG, encoded by the coding sequence ATGCGCATCCTGATTGCGGACGACGAGCCTATCGTGCGCAGAGGGTTGCGCGCGGTCTGCGAAAGTTCGGGATTCGCCACCGCCGTCTTCGAGGCTGCGGATGGTCACCGCGCATTGGAGATCCTGACTGAAGAATCTGTTGACCTGGCGTTTCTCGATGTGTGCATGCCCTTCCTCGGAGGGCTGGATGCGCTGGAACGAGTGCCTCCTGAGCGACGCCCTACGGTAAACGTGATTGTCAGTGGATACGGTGAATTTGAATACGCGCAGCGAGCAATTCGACTTGGCGTGATGGAATATCTTCTTAAGCCAGCTGGTGCCGCAGAAATCCGCGATGTGCTCAGTCGCTCGTTTGACCGGATTGCGAAAGTGGAGGCCGGGGTGAATCTCTCCCCAGCGGACGGCCAAGACGTGATCGCACAGGCCATTCGTTATATCGAGTCTCGCATTTCGGAACGGCTGCGCCTTCAGGACGTTGCGGCGGCCATCCACGTGTCCCCAACCTATCTGGCGGCTCTATTTAAAAAGAAGATGCAACTGACGTTTCTCGAATACGTGCACATGCGCAAGATCGAAGCCGCTGCGGCGCTTCTCCGCAAAGGGGTGCGTCTCGTAGATGCGGCTCACAGTGTAGGTTTTGAAGACGTGCGCCATTTTTGTGACATCTTCGAAAGGCACACGGGACTGCACCCAAAGGCTTATTTGCAAGGGGCTCTGGCCGCGCGTGACATGCCGAATGGATTGGTCGGTCGGGTGGAAGAAGGGGGATGA
- a CDS encoding sugar ABC transporter substrate-binding protein yields the protein MKKWGKRGGSAQNRMKIGKWLGAAVACLSALALGPGNAQAANSGQKTIAILPPGMTSPFYVQIVQGARKIAQEYGYKVIVEAPPAESDFNTQVSMMENLVSEHVSAIAVCPMDDKAIGTAILQANKAHIPVFIFNGLASTGAGNVTEYIGYNQREAAHKLAQFTVQLLHGRGNIMILDGIPSYYNTERVGGYKEIIKKYPNIHIVEEQQADWLRSEGLSITMQALQAHPNIQLVYGASDEMDIGAAIAASQMHKHIYTIGIDGNPVTLQDIQSGLVTATIGTFPYEMGETVVEQMHKYFMGQSIPKFLETPTVLVTKSNLQAYESGKLWTTPKASHEEVEM from the coding sequence ATGAAGAAGTGGGGAAAACGAGGCGGGAGCGCTCAAAATCGCATGAAGATCGGAAAATGGCTGGGGGCAGCGGTGGCTTGTTTAAGCGCGCTGGCGCTCGGACCTGGGAACGCTCAGGCTGCTAATTCGGGTCAGAAAACCATCGCCATTCTGCCACCCGGTATGACCAGTCCGTTTTACGTCCAGATTGTGCAAGGCGCTCGCAAGATAGCTCAGGAGTACGGATACAAGGTCATTGTGGAGGCGCCTCCGGCAGAGTCGGACTTCAACACACAGGTGAGTATGATGGAAAACCTTGTGTCTGAACACGTCTCGGCCATCGCAGTCTGTCCCATGGATGATAAGGCCATTGGCACCGCCATCCTGCAAGCGAACAAGGCGCACATCCCCGTTTTCATCTTCAACGGGCTCGCATCCACTGGAGCCGGAAATGTCACGGAGTATATCGGTTATAACCAGCGCGAGGCTGCACACAAGTTGGCTCAATTCACGGTTCAACTTCTGCACGGCCGTGGGAACATCATGATTCTCGACGGTATCCCGAGCTACTACAACACGGAGCGCGTAGGCGGATACAAGGAGATCATCAAGAAGTATCCGAATATACACATTGTGGAGGAGCAGCAAGCGGATTGGCTGCGCAGCGAGGGCTTGTCCATCACGATGCAAGCGCTTCAGGCTCATCCGAACATTCAATTGGTTTATGGTGCAAGTGACGAGATGGATATCGGCGCAGCCATTGCGGCGAGTCAGATGCACAAACACATTTACACGATTGGCATCGACGGCAACCCTGTGACATTGCAAGATATCCAGAGTGGACTGGTGACCGCGACCATCGGCACGTTCCCCTACGAAATGGGAGAGACCGTGGTCGAGCAGATGCACAAGTACTTCATGGGCCAGTCCATTCCGAAATTCCTGGAAACGCCTACGGTGTTGGTGACGAAGTCGAATCTACAGGCTTACGAGAGCGGAAAGCTGTGGACGACGCCGAAGGCTTCGCACGAAGAGGTCGAAATGTAA
- a CDS encoding ABC transporter permease produces MGDGGLSSVETKPSEVAHSAVPRTRWLNARLNQTGALLALILLAGALSLASPAFRTWGNIQDIVIQASIVAIMAAGQTFVIGTGGIDLSVGSIVGLSGVISALLMSTDKAVGGMGHGVLIAVLAGLGVGAVVGLFNGLAVAKLGMAPFIVTLGTMEMVRGLAYVLTQGETIDALPTSFDNLATNTFLGVSDLIWITIGVYVISWILLSRTLFGKYTLSIGGNEFATRLSGVRVDRVLIGVYVLSGVLSALAGILLDTRLQSGISTNGDGYELDTIAGVVIGGTSLSGGSASMFGSLVGVLIMSCVRDGLTLLNVNTYWSDVVMGLIIVLAVLTDILRKRIAVQRWFRRAVVGRRIQGEVRQD; encoded by the coding sequence ATGGGCGATGGCGGGCTCTCGTCCGTAGAAACGAAGCCGTCAGAGGTTGCGCACAGTGCTGTTCCGCGGACGCGTTGGCTGAACGCCCGCCTCAACCAAACGGGCGCCCTTCTCGCGCTCATCCTTCTGGCGGGTGCATTGAGCCTTGCATCTCCCGCGTTCAGGACGTGGGGGAACATTCAAGACATCGTGATCCAGGCGAGCATCGTGGCAATCATGGCTGCAGGACAGACCTTCGTCATCGGAACTGGTGGGATTGACCTGTCGGTCGGTTCCATCGTAGGGCTTTCGGGCGTGATTTCTGCGCTCCTGATGAGCACGGACAAGGCCGTCGGGGGCATGGGCCATGGGGTGCTCATCGCAGTCCTTGCCGGACTGGGCGTCGGCGCCGTGGTGGGGTTGTTCAACGGTCTGGCGGTGGCCAAGCTTGGCATGGCGCCCTTCATCGTGACACTTGGAACCATGGAGATGGTTCGGGGGCTCGCGTACGTCCTGACGCAAGGCGAAACCATCGACGCGCTTCCTACATCGTTTGATAACTTGGCGACAAACACATTTCTTGGCGTTTCCGATCTCATTTGGATTACCATTGGAGTCTACGTGATCTCCTGGATTCTTCTGTCGCGCACGTTGTTCGGCAAATACACGCTGTCCATTGGTGGCAACGAGTTTGCCACGCGTCTCTCGGGTGTGCGCGTGGACCGCGTGCTCATCGGCGTCTATGTCCTCTCCGGCGTGCTCTCGGCGCTGGCCGGCATCTTGCTCGACACACGTTTGCAATCCGGAATCAGCACCAACGGCGACGGGTACGAACTCGACACCATCGCGGGCGTCGTGATTGGCGGCACGAGTTTGTCCGGCGGATCGGCCAGCATGTTCGGCAGTCTCGTGGGTGTGTTGATCATGTCCTGCGTTCGCGACGGGCTGACCCTCTTGAACGTGAACACGTACTGGAGCGACGTGGTGATGGGGCTCATCATCGTGCTCGCCGTGTTGACGGACATTCTTCGCAAGCGAATTGCGGTACAGCGCTGGTTTCGTCGAGCGGTGGTCGGCAGGCGAATACAGGGCGAGGTTCGCCAGGATTGA
- a CDS encoding sugar ABC transporter ATP-binding protein — MEEILRVEGVSKQFPGVKALDGARFDLRKGEVHVLLGENGAGKSTLMNIIGGVYRPDSGQIWLRGEPYRPQSALDALRAGVAVIHQELQLCPQQSVAENVFLGDEQCRAGWLRKRQMEEMAEQLLADLGLRIDPRVPVGQLGIAAQQLVEIAKMVRRSPDILVMDEPTASLSEREVDRLFEIIGRLKQGGMSIIYISHRLNEIPRIGDRVTIMRDGRTIDTLDAKASDRDTWIQLMVGREVHQTEFETVERGEPLLSVKGLTRQGVFRHVTFDVHRGEIVALAGMVGSGRTEVLRAIFGVDPVDAGEVWVRGRRTNIRGPADAIRLGIGFLPEDRKAQGLVLEHAIAHNVALASYPRVSGPVWYRGRRTEALADLYGQRLRIKMSRSSERVATLSGGNQQKVMLARWLAAESEILMIDEPTRGVDVAAKFEIYQLLHELRRKGLAILMVSSELPEVLTLADRILVMREGEIVAHLTREEASEEVIAQWAMAGSRP, encoded by the coding sequence GTGGAGGAGATCCTGCGAGTGGAAGGCGTATCGAAACAGTTCCCTGGCGTGAAAGCACTCGACGGTGCCCGATTCGACTTGCGCAAAGGCGAAGTCCATGTGCTCTTGGGCGAGAACGGCGCCGGGAAGTCCACGCTTATGAACATCATCGGGGGGGTGTATAGGCCGGATTCAGGGCAGATATGGCTCCGAGGAGAGCCCTACCGCCCACAGTCGGCTCTGGACGCATTGCGCGCGGGCGTCGCGGTCATCCACCAGGAACTTCAGCTGTGTCCCCAGCAGTCCGTCGCGGAGAATGTGTTCCTCGGTGATGAACAGTGCCGGGCTGGGTGGCTCCGCAAGCGACAGATGGAAGAGATGGCCGAACAGCTGCTGGCAGACCTCGGGCTTCGGATCGACCCCCGTGTCCCGGTGGGCCAGCTTGGGATTGCAGCTCAGCAACTCGTCGAGATCGCCAAAATGGTGCGCCGCAGTCCAGATATTCTCGTCATGGACGAACCCACCGCATCGCTCAGTGAGCGAGAGGTGGATCGCCTGTTTGAAATCATTGGTAGACTCAAACAAGGCGGGATGTCCATCATCTACATCTCGCATCGCTTGAATGAGATTCCACGCATTGGGGACCGTGTCACCATCATGCGAGACGGAAGAACCATCGACACGCTCGATGCAAAAGCGTCGGATCGGGACACGTGGATTCAACTGATGGTCGGGCGAGAAGTGCACCAAACGGAGTTCGAGACCGTGGAGCGAGGTGAACCGCTGCTTTCGGTGAAAGGGCTTACACGCCAGGGCGTGTTTCGCCATGTGACGTTTGATGTCCACCGAGGAGAGATTGTCGCACTCGCTGGTATGGTGGGCTCGGGCCGAACGGAGGTTTTGCGAGCCATCTTCGGCGTCGATCCCGTCGACGCGGGAGAGGTCTGGGTGCGCGGCCGCCGGACAAACATCCGTGGACCTGCGGACGCCATCCGCTTAGGAATTGGGTTTCTTCCAGAGGACCGAAAGGCTCAGGGACTCGTACTGGAGCATGCGATTGCACACAACGTGGCATTAGCGTCGTACCCACGCGTGAGTGGTCCCGTGTGGTATCGTGGTCGCCGTACGGAAGCGCTCGCAGACTTATACGGACAACGATTGCGAATCAAAATGTCGAGATCGTCCGAACGAGTTGCGACGCTTTCCGGTGGAAACCAGCAGAAGGTCATGCTCGCGCGATGGCTTGCCGCGGAAAGTGAGATCCTGATGATCGACGAACCGACACGGGGAGTGGACGTCGCGGCCAAATTTGAAATTTATCAGCTCCTTCATGAGCTGAGACGCAAGGGGCTCGCCATTCTCATGGTGTCGTCCGAATTGCCCGAGGTACTGACGCTTGCCGACCGCATCCTCGTCATGAGGGAGGGCGAGATCGTCGCGCATCTAACAAGGGAGGAAGCATCGGAGGAGGTGATTGCGCAATGGGCGATGGCGGGCTCTCGTCCGTAG
- a CDS encoding exodeoxyribonuclease III, translating into MKFVSWNVNGLRACVNKGAFLPYFESVDADVFCVQETKLQAGQIQLPIGEAYQQFWNYAERKGYSGTAVFTRMPPLDVRYGFGNGVDPEGRIITLEFPSFYVVTVYTPNAKRDLSRLPYRLEWEDAFRAYLCALDREKPVIACGDLNVAHQEIDIKNAKSNRGNSGFTDEERAKMTELLDAGFVDTFRALYPDVTDKYTWWSNMPRVRERNIGWRIDYFLVSERLRDCILDARIDDHVLGSDHCPVVLEMALEAWKDSGK; encoded by the coding sequence TTGAAGTTCGTATCGTGGAACGTGAATGGGCTTCGCGCCTGCGTGAACAAGGGCGCATTTCTTCCGTATTTCGAGTCCGTCGATGCCGACGTGTTTTGCGTGCAGGAGACGAAGCTGCAGGCGGGACAGATCCAGCTTCCCATCGGCGAGGCATACCAGCAATTCTGGAACTATGCAGAGCGAAAGGGCTACTCCGGCACGGCCGTGTTCACGCGCATGCCGCCGCTCGACGTTCGCTACGGGTTCGGCAACGGCGTCGATCCGGAGGGCCGGATCATCACGCTCGAATTCCCGTCGTTTTACGTGGTGACGGTGTACACGCCAAACGCGAAGCGGGACCTGTCGCGCCTGCCGTATCGCCTGGAATGGGAAGACGCGTTTCGCGCGTATCTCTGTGCGCTGGACCGAGAGAAACCCGTTATCGCGTGCGGGGATCTCAACGTGGCGCATCAGGAGATCGACATCAAAAACGCGAAATCAAATCGCGGCAACTCGGGATTCACCGACGAAGAACGGGCCAAGATGACCGAACTTCTCGACGCAGGGTTTGTCGACACCTTTCGCGCGCTGTATCCGGACGTGACGGACAAATACACGTGGTGGTCGAACATGCCACGTGTGAGGGAGCGGAACATCGGATGGCGGATCGACTATTTCCTGGTCAGCGAGAGGCTGCGGGATTGCATCCTCGACGCTCGCATCGACGATCACGTCCTCGGGAGCGATCACTGCCCGGTCGTGTTGGAGATGGCGCTTGAGGCGTGGAAGGATTCGGGTAAGTAA
- a CDS encoding S41 family peptidase → MPCGDPLYEQPEEPVFRGRLAVLVDRATASAAEDFVMPLLVTKCAIVLGETTSGSTGQPITCQRAGFSMGVGAILENVGLWPDVSVDVSLEDLSSGRDPALELALELLASDD, encoded by the coding sequence GTGCCGTGTGGCGACCCGCTGTATGAGCAACCGGAGGAACCTGTGTTCCGAGGGCGATTGGCCGTTCTGGTGGATCGCGCGACCGCGTCTGCGGCTGAGGACTTCGTGATGCCGCTCCTCGTGACGAAATGCGCCATCGTGTTGGGAGAAACGACGTCCGGGTCGACCGGGCAACCCATCACCTGTCAGCGCGCCGGCTTCAGCATGGGCGTCGGCGCCATTCTCGAAAACGTTGGTCTGTGGCCCGATGTGTCTGTGGACGTGTCGCTCGAGGACCTGTCTTCGGGGCGCGATCCGGCATTGGAGCTAGCCCTCGAACTTCTTGCGAGCGACGATTGA
- a CDS encoding S41 family peptidase, translating into MLPDSYKETPEGRRLVPDGVAYLRVPSFADPAYEEAAVAWVTRVSNADALVVDVRGNTGGATPTKLLRALMERPWPWWTEFAADVGFLWRRSGGEGEFSIRPDGSGAVWRPAV; encoded by the coding sequence ATGCTCCCTGATTCGTACAAGGAGACGCCGGAAGGGCGGCGGCTCGTGCCGGATGGCGTCGCATATCTTCGCGTGCCAAGCTTTGCAGATCCCGCATACGAAGAGGCTGCTGTGGCGTGGGTGACGCGCGTGTCGAACGCAGACGCCCTCGTGGTGGACGTCCGGGGCAATACTGGAGGAGCGACGCCCACAAAGCTCCTTCGGGCCTTGATGGAGAGGCCGTGGCCGTGGTGGACGGAGTTCGCTGCTGATGTGGGCTTTCTGTGGCGAAGATCCGGGGGAGAGGGGGAGTTCTCCATTCGGCCGGACGGCAGCGGTGCCGTGTGGCGACCCGCTGTATGA
- the gap gene encoding type I glyceraldehyde-3-phosphate dehydrogenase, whose protein sequence is MAVKVGINGFGRIGRNVFRAALHNPNIDIVAVNDLTNAETLAALLKYDSVHGILPEDVRAEGNDLVVADKTVKVFAERDPGAIPWAEIGVDIVIESTGLFTDREKAEVHITKGGAKKVIISAPAKNEDITIVMGVNHDMYDPAKHHVISNASCTTNCLAPVAKVIDDEFGIVKGLMTTVHSYTNDQRILDLPHSDLRRARAAALSIIPTTTGAAKAVGLVLPHLKGRLNGMAMRVPTPNVSLVDFVVQTKKPVTVEEVNAALKRAAEGPLKGILAYNELPLVSKDYNGDAHSSTVDGLSTMIIDDMVKVIAWYDNEWGYSNRVVDLACYIASKM, encoded by the coding sequence ATGGCAGTGAAGGTAGGCATTAACGGCTTCGGCCGCATTGGCCGCAATGTGTTTCGTGCGGCGCTTCACAATCCGAACATCGATATTGTGGCGGTGAACGACCTCACCAACGCGGAGACGCTCGCCGCACTCCTCAAGTACGACTCCGTGCACGGCATCCTGCCCGAGGACGTGCGGGCAGAAGGCAACGATCTCGTCGTCGCGGACAAGACGGTGAAGGTGTTCGCCGAGCGGGATCCGGGCGCGATTCCTTGGGCCGAGATCGGCGTGGACATTGTGATTGAGTCGACGGGGCTGTTCACGGACCGCGAGAAGGCCGAGGTGCACATCACCAAGGGCGGTGCGAAGAAGGTCATCATTTCGGCGCCGGCCAAGAACGAGGACATCACCATCGTGATGGGCGTCAACCACGACATGTACGATCCGGCCAAGCATCACGTGATCTCGAACGCGTCTTGCACCACCAACTGCCTTGCGCCGGTCGCTAAGGTGATTGACGACGAGTTCGGCATCGTGAAGGGCCTCATGACGACGGTGCACTCGTACACGAACGACCAGCGCATCCTTGACCTGCCGCACAGCGATCTGCGCCGCGCCCGCGCCGCCGCGCTGAGCATCATTCCGACTACCACCGGCGCCGCGAAGGCCGTCGGCCTCGTGCTGCCCCACCTGAAGGGTCGCCTGAACGGCATGGCGATGCGCGTGCCGACGCCAAACGTCTCGCTTGTCGACTTCGTCGTGCAGACGAAGAAGCCCGTGACGGTCGAAGAGGTGAACGCCGCGCTGAAGCGCGCTGCGGAGGGCCCGCTCAAGGGTATTCTCGCGTACAACGAACTTCCGCTCGTCTCGAAGGACTACAACGGCGACGCGCATTCGTCCACGGTCGATGGCCTGTCCACGATGATCATCGACGACATGGTGAAGGTCATCGCGTGGTACGACAACGAGTGGGGTTACTCGAACCGCGTGGTCGATCTCGCCTGCTACATCGCATCGAAGATGTGA
- a CDS encoding sugar-binding transcriptional regulator, whose product MEWTVWAAVERVAPELVRAMEHRVRVMQRIDAHAPIGRRALAQAMGQSERTLRTELEYLKQLGLVATSSSGVSLTPEGKALLAELEPLVAEIAGRSDLAWRVSSLLRIPRVIVVEGDADEDAWVTDRIGQAGSDVLTEVLQDGDIIAVTGGTTVAAVAKAMSAKPLRQSITVVPARGTVGEIVAYQANTIASELAAKLGGSSVLLQISDSLSQKALEQLLDDPYIQERLPIIRRATVVVHGVGDALAMARRRHATEEEIQLLQAREAKAEAFGHYFNAKGEVVYAMRTIGLRLDDVARARVVIAVAGGQRKAQAIASVANAYRIDVLVTDEGAARRILQLET is encoded by the coding sequence ATGGAGTGGACGGTGTGGGCCGCGGTTGAACGGGTCGCGCCTGAGTTGGTGAGGGCCATGGAACACCGCGTGCGGGTGATGCAGCGCATCGATGCGCACGCGCCCATCGGCCGGCGAGCCCTCGCGCAAGCCATGGGCCAGTCGGAGCGGACGCTTCGCACCGAACTGGAGTATTTGAAGCAACTCGGGCTCGTGGCGACGTCCTCGTCCGGCGTGTCGCTGACGCCGGAGGGCAAAGCGCTTTTGGCCGAGCTCGAGCCGCTCGTCGCGGAAATCGCGGGGCGCTCCGATTTGGCCTGGCGCGTCTCTTCGCTTCTTCGCATTCCCCGGGTCATCGTGGTGGAAGGCGATGCGGACGAGGATGCCTGGGTGACAGATCGCATTGGCCAGGCTGGAAGCGATGTGCTCACCGAGGTGCTTCAGGACGGGGACATCATCGCGGTGACGGGTGGCACCACCGTCGCCGCTGTGGCGAAGGCCATGAGCGCAAAACCTCTTCGGCAGAGCATTACTGTGGTGCCCGCGAGAGGCACGGTCGGCGAGATCGTCGCTTATCAGGCCAACACCATTGCGTCCGAGCTCGCGGCGAAACTCGGCGGATCGTCCGTTCTCCTGCAGATCTCCGACAGCCTGTCGCAGAAGGCGCTCGAGCAACTTCTGGACGATCCTTACATTCAGGAGCGCTTGCCCATCATCCGCCGGGCGACCGTTGTGGTGCATGGCGTCGGGGACGCTCTGGCGATGGCCCGGCGTCGCCACGCGACGGAAGAAGAGATCCAACTCCTTCAGGCGCGCGAGGCGAAAGCCGAGGCTTTCGGGCACTACTTCAATGCGAAGGGCGAGGTCGTCTACGCGATGCGGACCATCGGGCTTCGGCTCGATGATGTGGCGCGCGCGAGGGTCGTGATCGCCGTGGCTGGAGGACAGAGAAAAGCCCAGGCCATCGCCAGCGTGGCAAACGCCTATCGAATTGACGTGTTGGTGACGGATGAAGGCGCAGCGCGCCGCATCTTGCAGCTCGAAACCTAA
- the coaA gene encoding type I pantothenate kinase, with protein MQNQAQASERFSPFLTLSREEWSRLRDSTPLLLSEDDLAQLHGLNERVSLEEVEEVYLPLSRLLNLYVAATQNLYEATHAFLGHQSRKVPYIIGIAGSVAVGKSTTARIIQALLSRWPNHPKVDLVTTDGFLYPNAELERRGLMQRKGFPESYDTRRLIRFLADIKSGKPRVEAPVYSHIEYDIVRGESIVVEQPDILILEGLNVLQTRMSSSGRPMTIFVSDFFDFSIYVDAPEDLIRGWYVDRFLKLRETAFRDPKSYFRRYADLSDEEAVATALRIWEEINAKNLRENIAPTKSRADLILAKGAHHRVQEVHLRKI; from the coding sequence ATGCAGAATCAGGCACAGGCCAGCGAGCGCTTTTCTCCCTTTTTGACTCTTTCGCGCGAGGAGTGGAGCCGACTGCGCGACTCCACCCCGCTCCTTCTCTCCGAGGACGATCTCGCCCAGCTTCACGGCTTGAACGAACGCGTGTCCCTGGAGGAGGTCGAGGAGGTTTATCTGCCCCTTTCCAGGCTCCTCAACCTGTATGTGGCCGCGACGCAGAATCTCTACGAGGCCACTCACGCGTTTTTGGGCCATCAGTCGCGCAAGGTCCCCTACATCATCGGCATCGCGGGCAGCGTCGCCGTCGGCAAGAGCACGACCGCCCGCATCATCCAGGCGCTCTTGTCGCGCTGGCCGAACCATCCGAAGGTCGATCTCGTCACCACCGACGGCTTCCTCTATCCGAACGCTGAACTCGAACGGCGAGGCTTGATGCAAAGAAAGGGCTTTCCAGAGAGCTACGACACGCGGCGGTTGATTCGATTTCTGGCGGACATCAAATCCGGCAAACCGCGCGTCGAGGCGCCCGTCTACTCCCACATCGAGTACGACATTGTGCGCGGGGAGAGCATCGTCGTGGAGCAGCCCGACATCCTGATTCTCGAGGGGTTGAATGTGCTTCAGACGCGCATGTCTTCGAGCGGGCGCCCGATGACCATTTTCGTCTCCGACTTCTTTGACTTCTCCATCTACGTGGATGCGCCAGAAGACCTCATCCGCGGCTGGTACGTCGACCGGTTTTTGAAGCTGCGGGAGACGGCGTTCCGCGATCCCAAGTCCTATTTCCGGCGTTACGCGGATTTGTCCGATGAGGAAGCCGTGGCAACCGCGTTGCGCATCTGGGAGGAGATCAACGCGAAGAACTTGCGCGAAAACATTGCGCCGACGAAGTCCCGGGCGGATCTGATCCTGGCCAAAGGCGCGCACCACCGCGTACAGGAGGTCCATCTGCGCAAGATATGA